A window of Peromyscus eremicus chromosome 7, PerEre_H2_v1, whole genome shotgun sequence contains these coding sequences:
- the LOC131915351 gene encoding U8 snoRNA-decapping enzyme — MAGDRKVELSEALALGPGWRHACHALLYAPDPRKLFGRIPIRFAVLMQMRFDGRLGFPGGFVDAQDCSLEDGLNRELREELGDAVSAFRVERSDYRSSHLAANQRVVAHFYAKRLTAEQLQAVEARAPQAKDHGLEVLGLVRVPLYILRDGVGGLPTFVENTFIGDAREQLLDALQDLELMDPGIISNLKIPVSK; from the exons ATGGCGGGGGATCGGAAAGTGGAGCTCAGCGAGGCCCTGGCGCTCGGGCCGGGCTGGCGCCACGCCTGCCACGCACTGCTGTACGCGCCCGACCCCCGCAAGCTGTTCGGCCGCATCCCGATACGCTTCGCCGTGCTG ATGCAGATGCGCTTCGACGGGCGCCTAGGTTTCCCTGGCGGCTTCGTGGACGCGCAGGACTGCAGCCTGGAGGACGGGCTAAACCGTGAACTGCGCGAGGAGCTGGGCGACGCGGTGTCTGCCTTCCGAGTGGAGCGCTCCGACTACCGGAGCTCACACCTCGCGGCCAACCAGCGCGTGGTGGCCCATTTCTATGCCAAGCGCCTGACGGCCGAGCAGCTGCAGGCTGTGGAAGCCAGGGCGCCTCAAGCCAAGGACCACGGACTGGAG GTGCTGGGCCTGGTGCGGGTACCTCTGTACATCCTACGTGATGGTGTGGGAGGCCTGCCCACCTTTGTGGAGAATACCTTCATTGGTGATGCCCGGGAGCAGCTACTAGACGCCCTTCAGGACTTAGAACTTATGGATCCTGGCATTATTTCAAACCTCAAGATCCCAGTTTCTAAGTAG